A window of Garra rufa chromosome 16, GarRuf1.0, whole genome shotgun sequence contains these coding sequences:
- the ids gene encoding iduronate 2-sulfatase, with translation MNIMFVNTRMWSFLLILHILETVVFTVDSKQFNILYLIADDLRPTLGCYSDPVVQSPNIDQLASVSTVFHNAYAQQAVCGPSRVSFLTSRRPDTTKLYDFNSYWRVHAGNYTTLPQYFKSNGYTTLSVGKVFHPGIASNHSDDYPYSWSVPPYHPPSFKYEKRKVCKDKDGTLHSNLLCAVDVSEMPLGTLPDMENTAEAIRLLKSMKDSHDPFFLAVGFYKPHIPFRIPREYLKLYPIENMTLAPDPDVPKKLPDVAYNPWADIREREDVQALNLSFPYGPIPKDFQLQIRQHYFASVSYMDAQVGQILQALDDLGLSKDTIVVFSSDHGWSLGEHGEWAKYSNFDVATRVPLIVYKPGVTSPFPRPGEKTFPFIDVFQGTREQFGKGQGVESVVELVDVFPTLTHLAGLRSLHHCPPSSFKIELCTEGSSLAYLIRNPERDINREAYSFSQYPRPSDSIQENSDLPDLTDIRIMGYSIRSTDYRYTLWVGFDPVLCQPNMTDIHAGEMYLQAEDPGEDNNVFDEFDHATVLRKLGMLPSWTESLKHHVMYFSSRLKSKGIL, from the exons ATGAACATAATGTTTGTAAATACTCGGATGTGGTCGTTTCTTTTGATTTTACACATTCTGGAAACAGTTGTCTTTACAGTAGATAGCAAACAGTTCAACATCTTGTATTTAATTGCTGATGATTTGAGACCAACTTTAGGCTGCTATTCTGATCCTGTGGTCCAGTCACCAAACATCGACCAGCTCGCGTCTGTGAGCACAGTGTTTCATAACGCCTATGCACAG CAAGCTGTTTGTGGACCTAGTCGGGTGTCTTTCCTAACCAGTCGAAGACCAGACACCACAAAGCTGTATGATTTCAACTCCTACTGGAGAGTTCATGCAGGGAACTACACTACACTTCCTCAGTACTTCAAGTCTAATGGATACACCACTTTGTCAGTTGGCAAAGTCTTCCATCCTG GCATTGCCTCCAACCACTCGGATGATTACCCGTACAGCTGGTCTGTACCGCCGTATCATCCACCctcttttaaatatgaaaagagGAAG GTTTGCAAAGATAAAGATGGCACACTGCACAGTAATTTACTGTGTGCCGTGGACGTGTCTGAGATGCCTTTAGGAACCCTTCCTGACATGGAGAACACGGCTGAGGCCATCCGACTCCTGAAGTCTATGAAGGACTCTCACGATCCATTCTTCTTGGCTGTTGGCTTCTATAAGCCACATATTCCTTTCAGAATCCCACGG gAGTACCTAAAGCTCTATCCTATTGAGAATATGACACTGGCTCCAGACCCAGATGTGCCTAAGAAACTTCCTGATGTGGCCTACAACCCTTGGGCTGACATCCGCGAGAGAGAAGATGTTCAGGCGTTAAATCTGAGCTTTCCTTACGGCCCAATTCCTAAAGACTTTCAG TTGCAGATCCGACAGCATTACTTTGCCTCTGTGTCATACATGGATGCTCAAGTCGGACAAATTCTGCAAGCCCTTGATGATTTGGGCCTCTCCAAGGACACTATAGTGGTGTTCAGCTCAGATCACG gTTGGTCATTAGGAGAACACGGCGAGTGGGCCAAATACAGCAACTTTGATGTGGCCACCCGAGTGCCATTGATCGTGTACAAGCCAGGTGTGACCTCACCTTTCCCTCGGCCCGGAGAGAAGACGTTCCCCTTCATCGATGTGTTTCAGGGCACACGGGAGCAGTTTGGCAAAG GTCAAGGAGTTGAGAGtgtggtggagctggtggacgtCTTCCCCACACTAACGCACCTTGCTGGGCTGCGTTCTCTGCACCACTGCCCGCCCTCATCCTTCAAGATCGAGCTCTGCACCGAAGGCTCCAGCCTGGCCTATCTCATCCGCAACCCAGAGAGAGACATCAACAGAGAAGCCTACTCATTCAGCCAATACCCTCGGCCCTCCGACTCCATCCAGGAGAACTCGGACCTGCCTGACCTCACTGACATTCGCATCATGGGCTACTCCATTCGTTCCACTGACTACCGCTACACCTTATGGGTGGGCTTTGACCCCGTCCTCTGTCAGCCTAACATGACGGACATCCACGCGGGAGAAATGTACCTCCAGGCTGAGGACCCGGGAGAGGACAATAACGTGTTTGATGAATTCGACCATGCCACAGTATTGCGTAAGCTCGGCATGCTGCCGTCGTGGACAGAGAGTTTAAAGCATCATGTAATGTATTTCAGCAGCCGGTTGAAGTCGAAAGGGATTTTGTGA